One stretch of Segatella copri DNA includes these proteins:
- a CDS encoding ATP-binding protein translates to MKYLDRIADRMLRLRLEAFGAVQIVGPKWCGKTTTAMQQSKSVIKMQDPDKREGYLATARTKPSLLLKGETPRLIDEWQVAPVLWDAVRNTVDERNQKGQFILTGSTVVEDKNGEIMHTGTGRISKMPMYPMSLYESKESTGTISLRLLFDDPAYDIDGFLSDMTVEKLIFAACRGGWPASLDVTSQEAQLLIAQDYVNVICDEDISRVDGVRRQPALARLIMRSYARNICTLVKKSKMLADITVEMEKTSMPTFDDYVSALQRLFVIEDVEAWCPAIRSAAAIRSGAKRCFVDPSIAVAALGMSPRSLELDLRTFGFIFECMCIRDLKVYSQALGGRVSYYHDRYDLEADIVLHLADGRYALIECKLGSREIEDGAKHLLQLRDLIREKNKTEHQMPLREPDLLIVMTGGEMAYTREDGVKVIPLATLKD, encoded by the coding sequence ATGAAGTATTTAGATAGAATAGCAGACAGAATGCTCCGACTTCGTCTGGAAGCCTTTGGAGCAGTACAGATTGTTGGACCAAAATGGTGCGGAAAAACCACTACGGCCATGCAGCAGTCAAAGAGCGTAATCAAGATGCAAGATCCAGATAAGCGTGAAGGATATCTGGCGACGGCACGCACCAAACCATCCTTGCTGCTCAAAGGCGAAACACCACGACTGATAGACGAGTGGCAGGTAGCACCAGTTTTATGGGATGCTGTTCGGAATACCGTAGATGAGCGAAACCAGAAAGGTCAGTTTATCTTAACCGGTTCTACAGTCGTCGAAGACAAAAACGGAGAAATCATGCATACGGGTACTGGCCGCATCTCCAAGATGCCCATGTATCCTATGAGCCTTTATGAGTCAAAGGAATCAACAGGCACCATATCTTTACGTTTATTGTTTGATGACCCAGCTTACGATATTGATGGATTTCTGTCAGACATGACCGTGGAGAAACTGATTTTTGCTGCTTGCCGAGGCGGTTGGCCAGCATCATTGGACGTCACTTCGCAGGAGGCACAATTACTGATAGCACAGGATTACGTAAATGTGATTTGCGATGAAGATATATCGAGGGTAGATGGCGTAAGAAGACAGCCAGCTTTGGCTCGACTCATCATGCGTTCTTATGCCCGGAACATCTGCACCCTCGTCAAGAAATCCAAGATGTTGGCAGACATCACGGTAGAAATGGAGAAAACGTCGATGCCAACATTTGATGATTATGTTTCTGCCCTGCAACGATTGTTTGTCATAGAAGATGTGGAGGCATGGTGTCCGGCAATCCGCTCAGCCGCTGCAATCCGTTCGGGAGCCAAGCGTTGCTTTGTAGATCCTTCCATAGCTGTTGCTGCTTTGGGTATGTCACCAAGAAGTCTGGAATTAGACCTTCGAACCTTTGGTTTCATATTCGAGTGTATGTGCATTCGCGACCTGAAGGTATATTCGCAAGCCTTGGGAGGTAGAGTCTCTTACTATCACGACCGCTATGACCTGGAGGCAGACATCGTGCTTCATCTTGCAGATGGCCGCTATGCCTTGATAGAATGCAAGTTGGGTAGTCGGGAGATAGAAGATGGTGCCAAGCATCTCCTGCAACTACGGGATCTGATTCGTGAGAAGAACAAGACAGAGCATCAGATGCCACTCAGAGAACCAGACCTGCTGATTGTCATGACAGGAGGCGAAATGGCTTATACCAGGGAAGATGGAGTAAAGGTTATACCTTTGGCTACATTAAAAGACTAA
- a CDS encoding calycin-like domain-containing protein, translating to MKKFKTMMAMMLALVSMCVAFSSCSSDDDPVAVAAAKEIAGTYTGSLNMTVMGEASTYDNLTMKIEAVDDATVKVTLPACGEGMMALPALEVPAVKASGSNGAYAFSQENYAGTITVNGAEKKYTVTLHGTLKDKTLTVNYSVQYGKMPMPMIGKFVCTK from the coding sequence ATGAAAAAGTTTAAGACAATGATGGCCATGATGTTGGCTTTGGTTTCTATGTGTGTAGCATTCAGCTCTTGCAGCAGCGATGATGATCCTGTAGCAGTAGCTGCGGCAAAGGAAATTGCGGGTACCTATACCGGTAGTTTGAATATGACCGTAATGGGCGAGGCTTCTACATACGATAATCTTACCATGAAGATTGAGGCTGTAGATGATGCTACAGTCAAGGTTACCTTACCTGCTTGCGGCGAGGGTATGATGGCTCTTCCTGCTCTGGAGGTACCTGCTGTGAAGGCTTCCGGTTCTAACGGTGCTTATGCTTTCTCTCAGGAGAACTATGCAGGTACTATTACCGTGAATGGTGCAGAGAAGAAGTACACAGTTACTTTGCATGGTACATTGAAGGACAAAACCCTGACCGTCAACTATTCTGTGCAGTATGGCAAAATGCCTATGCCAATGATTGGTAAGTTTGTTTGTACAAAATAA
- a CDS encoding tetratricopeptide repeat protein — MKKIYLIMILFFATASGVFAQTANIVTLTLKAKSGEAEAQNALGEAYYDGKGVTENLPEAVKWFTRAAEQENVKAENNLGNCYYNGYGVYENYGEAVKWYTKAAEQGCAEAQNSLGYCYEFGEGVDKNLKEAVKWYTKAAEQGLPVAQCNLGVCYKYGNGVEKNLEETIKWYTKAANQGYAKAQYYLALSYDKGEGVAKNDSEAMKWYLKAVKNNSPEAAYYYGGMLLAGDKQKGVTKNIPEGVKYLRKAADLKNLDAIQALVGAYCLKMEGENDFGISKYLSYADFVKYLKIGAEQGNQDMKTILANLPNYKSRIAQEKSLVAKYGQRAYDNIKKGKVYIGMPEGILTEFKTFETDGSRYQMYKYNGPYRDLVGTYKQYIPSYGLRLANLLGKVFPRIVKVRNGKVTNVIY, encoded by the coding sequence ATGAAAAAGATTTATCTAATCATGATACTCTTCTTTGCGACAGCATCGGGAGTATTTGCACAAACTGCCAACATTGTCACCCTCACGCTAAAAGCCAAGTCTGGTGAAGCAGAAGCACAGAATGCTCTGGGCGAAGCATATTATGATGGGAAAGGGGTTACGGAAAATTTACCTGAAGCAGTAAAATGGTTCACAAGAGCTGCAGAACAAGAAAATGTTAAAGCAGAAAACAACTTAGGCAACTGCTATTACAATGGCTATGGAGTATACGAGAACTATGGAGAAGCCGTAAAATGGTACACAAAAGCAGCTGAACAAGGATGTGCAGAAGCACAAAACAGCTTAGGATACTGTTATGAATTTGGCGAAGGAGTAGACAAGAATCTTAAAGAAGCCGTAAAATGGTATACAAAAGCTGCAGAACAAGGACTACCGGTGGCACAATGCAACTTGGGAGTCTGCTATAAATATGGCAACGGGGTAGAAAAGAACCTTGAAGAAACCATAAAATGGTATACAAAAGCAGCCAACCAAGGATATGCGAAGGCTCAATATTATCTGGCACTTTCCTATGATAAAGGCGAAGGTGTAGCTAAGAATGATTCGGAAGCTATGAAATGGTATCTCAAAGCGGTAAAAAACAATTCGCCAGAAGCAGCCTATTATTATGGTGGAATGCTCTTAGCGGGTGACAAGCAAAAGGGTGTAACAAAAAACATACCAGAAGGAGTCAAATATTTGCGCAAGGCAGCTGATCTAAAAAACCTTGATGCAATTCAGGCTTTGGTTGGTGCCTATTGTTTGAAAATGGAAGGTGAGAATGATTTTGGCATTAGCAAATATCTTTCTTACGCTGACTTTGTTAAGTATCTGAAAATTGGTGCAGAACAAGGAAATCAAGACATGAAAACTATTCTGGCCAATTTACCAAATTATAAATCAAGGATAGCACAAGAAAAAAGTCTTGTAGCGAAATATGGACAGAGAGCATACGACAACATCAAAAAGGGAAAGGTTTATATAGGTATGCCAGAAGGTATCCTTACTGAATTCAAGACTTTTGAGACTGATGGTAGCAGATATCAAATGTACAAATACAATGGTCCTTACAGAGACTTAGTTGGTACTTACAAACAATATATCCCTTCCTATGGTCTCCGACTGGCTAATCTTCTTGGGAAGGTATTCCCTAGAATCGTAAAGGTTAGAAACGGAAAGGTTACAAATGTCATATATTAA
- a CDS encoding TonB-dependent receptor translates to MKQKIFALFLILCGLCLNLKAETQGDVVGRVLDDSGAPLAGATVQILHAKGGVTTDEDGYFRIPYSKDGAVRVKVSFVGYQTQTFVLKADERKGEQHVLRLQPDATALDQVVVTATRTPKALKDAPVVTRLITANDIKIADATNIQDLLTEQMPGLEFGYAMNQETSLNMNGFGGNAVLFLVDGERLAGETMDNVDYSRLNLDNVGRIEIVKGAASALYGANAVAGVINIISRENSEPWTANVNTRYNDFNKEWRHGGSFSFNARKWNSQTSIQRTTSDEVQLTSPFDTESNILHIYGGETFNVKERLTYKLSDKVKLIGRGGYFNRISKRSNYDDHYMDYSAGLKTVMNLSENDNLEISYGFDQYDKARYVNDERTHDHDYTNRQNTVRALYSHIFGKNTLTVGADFLNDYLTTYQFEDNESKNQNSCDAFAQFDYNPLQWLNIVASLRHDYFSASSQHATTGRLALMTKWKGFSIRANYAGGFRAPTLKEMYMNFDMAGMQMIYGNPDLKPEKSNNYNLALEHTGRVKNAGFFTGQYSLTLMGYYNKYDKRITTEDYADYIPGTGQPDVASRYCNEDGVEVSGIDFSAQYRSDMGLGVKLDYSYLHVGGRSVDSQFSQPRPHSATWRLDYDRQLCSFYRINAALSGRYLSAPDTNIKKHDSSYQLWKFTLQQRFLDAVNLNLTVDNLFGYTPKNYYWSSAMTTGRTFSVGLSVDIDRFVKVF, encoded by the coding sequence ATGAAACAAAAGATATTCGCACTATTCCTAATCCTTTGCGGATTGTGCCTGAATCTGAAAGCCGAAACCCAGGGCGATGTCGTGGGTAGGGTGCTCGATGATTCGGGCGCACCTCTGGCGGGTGCTACCGTCCAGATTTTGCATGCAAAGGGTGGGGTAACAACTGATGAAGACGGATATTTCCGCATTCCTTACAGCAAGGATGGAGCGGTGAGAGTGAAGGTGAGCTTTGTGGGCTATCAGACTCAGACTTTCGTACTGAAAGCGGATGAGAGAAAAGGTGAGCAGCATGTGCTTCGCCTTCAACCGGATGCTACTGCCCTCGATCAGGTGGTAGTTACCGCAACCCGAACTCCGAAGGCTTTGAAGGATGCTCCTGTGGTAACCCGTCTGATTACCGCCAATGATATCAAGATAGCTGATGCTACCAATATCCAGGACCTCCTCACCGAGCAGATGCCGGGTCTGGAATTCGGCTATGCCATGAATCAGGAGACTTCTCTCAATATGAATGGTTTCGGTGGAAATGCCGTGCTCTTCCTCGTAGATGGCGAGCGATTGGCTGGCGAAACCATGGATAATGTAGATTATAGTCGTCTGAACTTGGATAATGTAGGACGTATCGAGATAGTAAAGGGTGCTGCTTCGGCGCTCTATGGCGCCAATGCCGTAGCCGGAGTCATCAACATCATCTCCCGTGAAAACAGCGAGCCTTGGACTGCTAATGTCAACACCCGCTACAACGACTTCAACAAGGAGTGGCGCCACGGTGGAAGCTTCAGCTTCAATGCCAGAAAGTGGAATTCGCAGACCAGCATCCAGCGCACCACATCGGATGAGGTTCAGCTCACCAGTCCCTTCGATACAGAATCCAACATCCTCCATATTTATGGTGGCGAGACTTTCAATGTGAAAGAGCGACTTACCTACAAGCTCTCTGATAAGGTAAAACTGATAGGTCGTGGCGGTTATTTCAATCGTATCAGTAAGCGCAGCAACTATGATGATCATTACATGGATTATTCTGCCGGACTGAAGACCGTGATGAATCTTTCGGAGAATGATAATCTGGAGATTTCTTACGGCTTCGACCAGTATGACAAGGCTCGATATGTGAATGATGAGCGTACTCACGACCATGATTATACCAACCGTCAGAACACCGTCCGTGCCCTGTATTCCCATATCTTCGGCAAGAATACATTGACGGTAGGTGCAGATTTCCTGAACGATTATCTTACCACCTATCAGTTTGAGGATAATGAATCAAAGAATCAGAATTCATGTGATGCCTTCGCCCAGTTCGATTACAATCCTTTGCAGTGGTTGAACATCGTGGCAAGTCTTCGTCATGATTACTTCTCTGCATCCAGCCAGCATGCCACTACTGGTCGTCTGGCTCTGATGACCAAGTGGAAGGGTTTCTCCATCCGTGCCAACTATGCCGGCGGATTCCGTGCCCCAACGCTCAAGGAGATGTATATGAACTTTGATATGGCAGGTATGCAGATGATTTACGGTAATCCGGATCTGAAGCCGGAGAAGAGCAACAACTACAACCTGGCGCTGGAGCATACCGGAAGGGTGAAGAATGCTGGCTTCTTTACTGGTCAGTATAGTCTTACCCTGATGGGCTATTATAATAAGTATGATAAGCGCATCACTACCGAGGATTATGCCGATTATATCCCGGGAACCGGTCAGCCGGATGTGGCTTCGCGTTATTGCAACGAGGATGGAGTAGAGGTGAGCGGCATCGACTTCAGTGCCCAGTACCGTTCGGATATGGGACTCGGTGTGAAACTCGACTACAGTTATCTCCATGTGGGTGGCAGAAGTGTAGATTCCCAGTTCTCCCAGCCTCGTCCGCATTCAGCTACCTGGCGTCTCGACTACGATCGCCAGCTCTGTTCGTTCTATCGCATCAATGCCGCTCTGTCAGGCAGATACCTGTCTGCTCCTGATACGAACATCAAGAAGCATGACAGCAGTTATCAGTTGTGGAAGTTCACGCTTCAGCAGCGATTTCTGGATGCCGTCAATCTGAATCTTACGGTAGATAATCTTTTCGGTTATACGCCAAAGAACTATTATTGGAGTTCTGCGATGACCACCGGCCGCACCTTCTCAGTAGGGCTTTCGGTTGACATCGACCGTTTCGTAAAGGTATTCTAA
- a CDS encoding energy transducer TonB has translation MKHSFLQTLSITFSSKIGKSIILAIFVMLTGSPTFGQARRGTTQKANTTTVTKPSPNLVNDFNKKIKNHYFFNNKSNNNEWDIVFKPANTEGKGGGNIVIPISKLGLSFSYNITANGSIYIKIDNVKMKEEKITWQTNPDGVILEDLFFQLQSDSLKYDELVNWNPNEESVYNEVNEIDKVDEKPSFPGGESAMKSYLNSNVKYPDVAQENGVQGRVIVESIIEKDGSMSDVKVIRSVDPSLDREALRVVKAMPKWTPAKLKGIPVRTKCTTPVVFRLQ, from the coding sequence ATGAAGCATTCATTTTTACAAACATTAAGCATCACTTTTTCCTCTAAAATCGGAAAAAGTATCATTTTAGCAATATTCGTTATGCTAACAGGAAGCCCAACCTTCGGACAAGCAAGACGAGGCACTACACAAAAAGCCAATACAACAACTGTCACTAAGCCAAGCCCAAATTTGGTGAACGACTTTAACAAAAAAATCAAAAACCATTATTTCTTCAACAATAAGTCGAACAATAATGAGTGGGACATAGTATTCAAACCTGCTAATACTGAAGGAAAAGGCGGTGGAAATATCGTGATACCTATATCTAAACTTGGTCTCTCATTCTCATACAACATCACTGCAAACGGAAGTATCTATATCAAGATTGACAACGTCAAGATGAAGGAGGAGAAGATAACATGGCAAACTAATCCCGATGGGGTCATTTTAGAAGATCTGTTTTTCCAATTGCAGAGCGACTCACTTAAATACGATGAACTTGTAAATTGGAATCCAAACGAAGAGTCAGTTTACAACGAAGTCAATGAAATTGATAAAGTTGATGAAAAGCCATCTTTTCCTGGTGGTGAAAGTGCAATGAAGTCTTATCTGAACAGCAATGTAAAATATCCTGATGTAGCACAGGAAAATGGCGTACAAGGACGTGTAATCGTAGAGAGTATCATAGAGAAAGACGGCTCCATGTCTGACGTTAAGGTTATTAGAAGTGTTGACCCGTCACTTGACAGGGAAGCCCTGCGTGTTGTTAAGGCTATGCCGAAATGGACACCAGCAAAACTAAAAGGAATACCTGTACGAACCAAATGTACAACACCTGTCGTTTTTAGATTACAATAA